In Citrus sinensis cultivar Valencia sweet orange chromosome 3, DVS_A1.0, whole genome shotgun sequence, the sequence AATATTTATGCTAACAAactgttattaaaaaaaatatatcagacaaacaaataaataattaggtTTCTGTTTATCTTAAAAGGACAAATAACAAGAATTGGGACTCCATGTCCTTGAGCAAATTCAGCGAGtaaggtaaaaaaataataataaagttttgaataattttagcGTAAACAAAGTTTAAGTCATGAGCATGCATGAATGTAATCACAAGGGTTACTATGGGTGTTGCGGGGTGTTAACTTTTGAAGAAAGAGagctttaacaaaaaaaactaatttctgTGTAATTTTGGGACTTTGATGGGTGTGCAGagtagaaatttaattttcaaatttaacgTCAGAGTTTTCTGAGCTCTTTGCGTAAATGAATGTGCAAGGCACTAGTTATACTTcagcataaattttattttatttaacttaaaatgaaattagggataataatttgattgcaATCTTTAGAATTAGATAGAACCTCCTTCAAGTCTCGGGTTCAAAAACTTATTCTTataataacattatttatttgtcatgttaacatattttttccaTAATTGTAGTCACTGCTACAGAAAGAGAGGAAAGGCACTCTCTTTCCTGGAAATTCATGCACGCATGAAAGCAAATCAAACCGTTTTAATTGCTTGGAAATTAGGCATGTAATGTCTGCtcatgttttataattataattgacTGACtttgaatcaagaaatggcCCCTTTTCTTGACTGACtttgaatcaagaaatggccccttttctctcttatttctatgattaattaaataaattattttataaagagaattaacagtgaaaattgaaatgcCAGTAATCAAATGCAAAGAAAGACCTGCTTAGTCtttgattataatttataatgattattataCTATGTGCTTTTCAAGAGCTATAGAATACAACTTtatcaattcaaaattatgGATATAATGAAAAGGGTAAAAGCCCATTTAGTCcatgtattttaagattagtacATGTTTAGtctctctatttttaaaaattcctCAAAACACCCTCAACGTCACCTCCGTTGTTGTTACTTCTAGATTCATGAGggtaaaaatgtatttttcttgttaaaatttaaaattaaaaaaattattacgaTAACCTAGATTCATAAtagtaaaattgttttttCACACTTATATTCCTCAAAACCCTAGCTTTAAGAACTTAAACGACTTgcattttcaaatctcttaaCAATTTTTCtcactataaaattttttctacTGGAACTGTAGTCTTGCAATAGATGTCTGTCAGCGAAGGAAATTGGCTTACTCTAGTACGTGTTATATGGGtcttgttaatttatttatttattaatcttcCATGTGTAtttcaatgaaaagaaatcattatttgttttcacttGAATGGGTATTTCTTCACAAAACTAAAATTCCATATGCCAAAAGTttaacccttttttttattaatttcttttaccttttttaaCCCTTTCATGGTTGTTTCGTAGCTTAATATTAGTAGTGGAATGGatttataattgaaaagaaattattttaacttcaCTTGATTGAgtattttttggaaaaaaaaatcataatcatacaAAGTTctataatgttgattttgtattttatgaaTTCATATGTAatagttttaagtttttgatattttttcttcatctttgtgTTGCCAGATTCaaaatgagtcaaataagcATTTCAGTTCAATTTTTAGGCAAAGATGTGGAGGATGCTTATGATCCTGATTGCTTGAGTTTTGTATCCCTTATCAACGATGTCTTGAATAATGTCTTTGGAAGGCACAAGCATTATGATGAAAGCTTTAAGCTTACTGGCATTGTCCCATCGTCCGATGATGGGATTGAGTTGAACAATGACAAAGACTTCTAGAATTTGAGGCATTTTTAatagccttttttttaattttaaattttaacaagaaaaatacatttttaccCTCATGAATCTAGAATTAACAATAATGGAGGTGATGTTGAGGATGATTTgagacatttttaaaaataaagggaCTAAACGGacattaatcttaaaatataaagactaaatgagcttttatcCTAATAAAAAAGGGAATATTGCTTTCAACAAGCAGCCtaacatatttttaatgtaCACAATCTCACATAATATGTTAAGGGAACTCCACTAAAGAGTAGAGTAATGTTATGATTTCTAACAATTAAgttctaattaatttgtgtTATTAATGTATTATATATCGAATTTCATgactattaaaaataatattttaccgCTCAATAGATGATTACTACACTAATTGGGACCAAAATAATAGTTGATTGTTAGGATCCCAAATACTACTGTGCAAAGTAATATATGGGGCACAAGCAAGTCATTGTAGGGAGCGAAAAATTCAACTCATTTACAAACCATCAGATTTCCTTTCACAACACAAGCATTCTTGTCACTGGCAACTCAGAAAATCATTTCGTCCCTTTCTTTGCTCAATATCTTCCCTAATTTGTTCGTAATCTAAACCTTTGATAGTAAGTTGTTTCTTCTTAATTGTTCATAACCTTAACCTTTGTTTAAACACATGTTTCTtagtaatttcttattttaacatGCTTTCACCTTTTGATAACCAGTAAGGgcagtttaataatattgtaacgtttaaaataattaatgttagtcgtgatgtaaaaataattagttgtgAAGAGaagttgttaaatttttatctttttttatgcAATATTAGATATCCCAGCATTTTAATCTCAATTTAGTCTCAATAAATacgatatttatttaatagttaagtaattttacaaactatGAAATCCATCATTCAATAgctgagtgacaaataatatTGGAATTCAAATGTTAAGATTCTTAACATCATTATTAGTAAAtcttattttccaaataaaattttgaaaaactattcCTTTTTTCGTTTTCAAAATATACTAACGATTTTATCATAAGTGCAAACTATTTTTCAACCTAGTAAACCAAAATGGGCCCTCAATTTGGTTACATCCCATTCTCAAGTATCTAACCACTCTTTTGTACTTGTCAATGGGCTCTTGACCTATTGGCACAACACACACACCCAAACTAGAGCACATGGGTTCAAGTTCTAGATATTGCTAGGACTCGATTCTCCTCTCAGTTAAATTGAGTAGAAGTAAAAATGTCTCTTCATTGATAAAGGAGAAGAATATATGTCTCTCCCATATTATGTGAGGATAAGAATTTGGGTTGTACTATGTTCGAATTATCAAAATAGTCTCAATAAATTCTTGACCGTTAATATTTGttgtagaaaatataaaaatcaataaagtgTGTGACAAAAAGTGATGCTGCTTTAGAATAAAGAGCATATTGGGAGCAAGCTCCCAAGAATAAGGAGCAAGAGTCATGCTCCTTAGGGGCAAAACCTAAGAATGGGAGGCCTGTGAATTACTATATTGTGGGAGCAAGAGACCATCAATTTCCTTCAACTTACTTGTTGTCAGTGAAGAATGAGAAGGATGAGTCATTGAATGACTATATTATTCGTTTTAGAAAAGAGATAGTAAGAGTAGAAAATTATACAGATGCAATAGCATTAATGGCCATAATGGCAAGCCTACGGCCATGAAGATTCAATTGTAGGCTCACTAAGAATGCACCAAGGACTTTCACTGAGTTTCTATTGAGAGCTCAAAAATATTCTAGTGCTGATGAGCTGACCAATGCAAAGAAAAGAACAGATTCAGACTTTCAAAGGTCtggaagaaaatggaaaaagaaaagaaaaataaaatagtacaACCTTTTTGTAGCATCAAAACTATTATACCTAAGTAGAAACTCACTCGATGATGGAATATTGGAGGAAATAGAAGGGATAAAGCCAAAAGCGGTTAGAAAGCCTGTTTGAGAAAGATATTTTGAGGaccaaaaatttttaagatcTTTAAAAACTTCATCGATCTGattttgctcgaaatgatcaATAGGGGTGCAACCCCAtgacattgaaaaaaaaaagagaaaagaaaaagaaaaagagtaagtACATTGATAAAGAAAAACACATCATGTCGAAATTTCTTGTGAAGCTACCAGAAGTAGAAAAGTGGGTTTGAACCTAATACATAGGAAACATATCAGGAGAATTTTCTAGCTCCCAATCCCCAAGGACAAAAAAGTAAGAATCTTTCTAGGAACCATCATGAGATTCGGCCTGGATGATTAGAGGGAGAGACTTATCCCAAGTACGGACATAATACCAACCCTTGAGAAGGGAATCTTTATCACAAAGGTTCACTAGTTGGTAAATTCGCCAAAACTGACTAAAAGTGGAATCTGGAAAACCTCTCAATTTCCATAAGATGTACATGCCAATCATTGCACACTAGACATTGGTGAAAAGCTGCGCTGGGGCACAGTTCAGATAGATCAGCATATATCTCAAGAAATGGTGCAATGGTAACCTAACACCAAAacgaaaaaaatatgaatgaaaGGCAACGACCCTAGGAGGAGGTTGGCTGACGAGCTCACAAATTTGAGACTTCCTAAGTTCAACTGAACTtgaaatttcatatttgaatCTAAGAGATGAAAtagatttttcaaaaattgtatTCCCCACCTCATTGATGGACCAGTCAGTATTGGGTTGGAGGTTAGTTTGGTGACTAGGAATAAATGGTGCagaagtaaaatttatagaaacAGGTAATTGGTCAGATGATAGATGACAGTAACCATCATCATGTTCAAAATACTCATGATAAAAAGAGTTATagttgaaatttcaaaatcagaagtcgttaaaatttctaaaaacaatgagaaaagaaaagacattCACTAAGGAAAGTGAAAAACCAAAGGATTAGAGCTCCACAATGTGGGTAAAAGGTGCAAAGGATGGCTTATGTATAAATAAGtagagaaaaacaatttgagGTCTTATGCTTCTAGTGGAACAAGAAACTAAGAGTTGGGGAGCAGCTTttgtagaaaaatataaaaataaataaaaatgtgcaGCAAAAAGTGATGCCCCTCAAGAATAAAGAGCATATTGGGAGCAAGTTCCCAAGAATAAAGAGCAAAAGTCATGCTCTTTAGGGAGTAGAACCATGCTCCACCAGGGAGCAGGAAAAACTATGCTTCGCCAATAATGGGGAGTAGGAGTCATGCTCCTTAGGGAGCAAAAGCCATGGTCCCCAGGAATTGGGAGCAAGAACCATGCTCTCCCAAGAATAGGGAGCATGAGTCATGCTCCTCCGGGAGCAAGAACCATGGTCCACAGGAATGGGGAGCAGAAATCATGGTTTCCAGGAGTGCAGGATAGCAAAAAGTCATGGATCCTAACCGATGGGGACCCTTGACCCAGTTGTAGATTATGGATCccacagaaaaaaaaaaatcaagtttaAATAAAGGGGCTATTGTTGAATCAGGCCCTACAAGATAAAAGTCAACGATGGAAGGACATAGTTTGATCCagaagtaaattaaataaagttgggtTAATTTTGTCCTGCCCCCAactgtttcaacatttttcgcCACGCACCCATATGTTTCGAAAATACTCACTCCACAcccaattccgttaatttgaccgttaTGTTTAACGGAGCTActtgaaatttaagtaaatatctgaaataccccttatcttgaattagagaaaaataaaatgagataaaatgttaatttaataattaatgtttacattaaaaaattttatttaaaggtaattaataataacttcatcaattaaattatcaaataaatttaatttatcatcatcaaataatatttaggatatGAATTTCCAAATTTGCCCTTTGACCATTAGAATAaacggtcaaattaacggaattgggTGTGGAGTGAGTATTTTCGAAACATATGGGTGTGTGgcgaaaaatgttgaaacagtTGGGTGCAGGACAAAATTAACCCAATAAAGTTTGACATGAATACAAcctataaaaaatagaaatattttgtaattcaaATCATAATGGATTGAGGAGAATTAGGAAGAGTTTAAgtgagaaaatgaatttatcaGTTGAAGGCTATAAAAACAAAGATCCATGATCGTATGAGGACGAGCACTTAAAAAGTAGTAAAGAGAGTGAGAATTGAGTTGTAATCGCgatcttaataaaatatttattttctttatctaTGGATGTAGGCCAAAGGTTGAACCACATCAGTTTTCTGTGTCTTTTTATAATACCCCCACTTAAATTAATTCACTGATTGACCAAAAATCTACatcaacaatattaataaaattatgattgtAATATAGTAGTgtaaaaaacattaaaaaacaattcaCTTGTTAGTCGTCACGATTGCCTATTTTCATAAGCCACCAATATCTGACCGTTGCTTTCATTTATGAATAATCGAACGGCCGTTTCAGATACAAAGTTTGTAGCCCTCGTTCTCTATtacttactctttttttttttgtaagaaaaaatcaaaattatgttataaacattttgtaaattattgttttatttttcaaatattacattgcaatctatttataaaatcaggtattaccctaattttaattttaatgcaagatttctttattattaaaacagATGCAGCATAAATTATTGGAAACAACATAATTTAACCATTCAATTTTGATCACAAACATGGCATACAACTGAAGTACTAAATTGGGCTTCTTCTGCTCACCTGTTGCGTTGTTACTTATTTCTTTACTCTCCCTTACAAAAATGGCGGCGCTAAtacaaaaaaacattttcagaaATGGCGCAGTCTCTCATTCAAACTTGAAAAATTCAGCAGCCCAACTCGTATCTTACAGAGGATTCACTTCTAAGCTTTTCGTCAAAGGTATTCTCTCTCTGTGAGTGTTTCTATTATgtcatcttttttctttattttgcaaacaaaatattatgtgATGCATCATGTTAAAGGAACCGATTGTGTGCAATATAACTTTTGATTAGGGAAGTTCAAAATCCGATTTTATTTTGCTCAAATTAATCAATCGAATCCAAACGGGGGCTCCTTGGTTCTGAATTTTGAGGTTGTGGTGGAATGGACGAATACATATATTTGAATACTGACCTAGAGATttctttgaataattttatagtgTTGCTCAAGTGatattgtttcattttttcaaaaatcaaagccactctgatttgattttgaactTTTCTGGTGAATAGTTTCTTCACCTTGTAGCCTTATCAGGTCGTTAATTATTACATTCTTCACTGTATAGTAAGACCATACGGTGGTTTAATCACGCAGGATGTGAATGTGAGCTTCTGTAGATGCATCAGTAGGTTTTTGCTCGTATTTAGGCCCTCTACTCTCATAGGGAAAGCAATTCCATTGTCCACAGTTGCACTGGAATTGATGCTTTTCTTAATTATCTGGATTCATCTGTTTGCCCTTTTTGGTCCAAAATATCAAACTCAGCCACACCTCTATCTAATTCCCTTGAACTTATAACTGTTTCACAAGTTACTGAGATTAAAAACatgttcatattttttatttccttcctTCAGTTGTGTAATACTTTTGGCTGCAGAATTTGCAATCTTACCATCTAATTTGGATAAAATAATTGGCATGTTCCGCAGGCGTTTCTTTCTCAACCACTAAAGAGATGATAGCTGATGCTTTTTCACAATTTGGCCAAGTCACTAAGGGTTTGttctatttctattttacGTCTCAACCCCTGTTCCATCttcactatttttctaatatccgattcttttccttttgcaGCTACAATAATAATGGATAAAGGTAAGAACACATCAAAAGGTTATGGGTCCGTGACTTTCAGCACAGAAGAGGAAGCCCAAAAAGCCTTGACAGAGATGAATGGGAAGGTAAAATTGCATCATTTTCTCTGATTTTCCATGCTTAAATTGTTGAGTTTAAGCATCACACAGTATATACTTGCAGTTACTAGATGGACGGGTCCTTTTTATGGACAATGTAAGACCCAGCAGACGTTACAATACTGATGTGGCACTTGCGAGACTAAAAATTCACGTGGCAGTCAACTACTTTGCCATGtgttatgttaatttatatgCTAAAAATTCAcctgttatattttgaaaggCATAGTATTTATAAATGAAGACCAAATAGCAAGTCTTTGgaatttgaaaacaatttttggcaatagaaaatgaaaaattttgtttttgttgacGATTCACCGTCGATTGTTGTCTCAAAAGTTGATTGCAATCCCATGTGCCATATCACTtactgttttattttattttataaaaaaataaagttgaaaCACGCACTTCAAAgactaaaaatttataatcgcTTCATTTGAAACTTCTCATATTATTCGAAGTATAGAAAGATCACATTTCAAGTGTTTGCATTCCCTTCATATTAAGAAAACTCTCTCCAAAATGCTTTTCAGGCTGTTGATGCTCATCATAAGGTATCCAGAAGTTTTAAGTTCTCTTTGTGCCCCAACAAAAATGGAAATGCAAAATTTCAGTGAAATGCAGGGAGGGGCAAGGCATGCACCTGGAATGTTTAATTAGAGTGAAGTGTAACACGACAGATCCATCACACGCTCACTTGCCCATGTGTGTTAATATACGGCTGATCAGGGTTTCCTTCCTTCCTGTAGTGGAAAGGTTGTGTGCCATCAAGTAAAGCTTCAACTCTTGCACCGTCATTTCCTTTAACTGTAAAAcataatcaataacaaatgagattaaatatcattaaaattatttgagcaATAACCAATCCAAGTTTTTCTTGAATCATGAATCTACATAGACTGATATGCATCTCTTTGATTATCATACTGAGCATAactttctaaataaaaatgtgcCAAAATTGCCAATATATCTTCATTTTGATTTCcagaagaaattaaatgtttgaatACTCAACCCATTTGTTCTCATTGGAATCTCAAATTACATTTGTTGGCGAAAGAATAAAGGCGCTGATATTGGAAATTGAAAATGTCTCTCAAATTATCTTCtcaaacacaaaacaaaactctCATGCACAGAGCAGAAAGCAAAACTTCGAGACGGAAATAAGTGAAAGCAACATTTAGTCTAACCTTTCCCTTGTCAGCAAGGTCAGCCCAATCATAATTCGCACACTCCTTTGCAGCATTTTCAGTAGCTGCTTTCCGTTTTCTGGAGGCCTCACTCACTTTAACATCACCTTCCTCATCATAGTTGTCCCCATAAACAGAAAGCTTGAATTCCTCTATTGCTTTAACAACTCCAGGCCTGCAGGTCACACACGTGAATAATTTGCTGAGTTCATTTATCAATCAAGATCAAAATCTGaagcataaaataaaagcaagagcatttaaaacttaaccaaaagtTTGTACTTACCTGGCCATGCCTTCTTCATCAGGAACTGTTTCATCTTTGATTTCTGGCATGTCATCTTCTTCTAGAGCTAAGGCTTGCAATACTGCATAATGCCTCTGCAAAGCTGCAGGAATTTATTCAGTTACATAATCAAATGGAAtaacttcaaaaattttaaattgaactGACATTTTTTTCAACCCCGTGTGTGCCTTTACAGA encodes:
- the LOC102620823 gene encoding uncharacterized protein LOC102620823 isoform X2, producing the protein MAALIQKNIFRNGAVSHSNLKNSAAQLVSYRGFTSKLFVKATIIMDKGKNTSKGYGSVTFSTEEEAQKALTEMNGKLLDGRVLFMDNVRPSRRYNTDVALARLKIHVAVNYFAMCYVNLYAKNSPVIF
- the LOC102620823 gene encoding small RNA-binding protein 11, chloroplastic-like isoform X3, which gives rise to MAALIQKNIFRNGAVSHSNLKNSAAQLVSYRGFTSKLFVKGVSFSTTKEMIADAFSQFGQVTKATIIMDKGKNTSKGYGSVTFSTEEEAQKALTEMNGKAVDAHHKVSRSFKFSLCPNKNGNAKFQ
- the LOC102620823 gene encoding small RNA-binding protein 11, chloroplastic-like isoform X1; amino-acid sequence: MAALIQKNIFRNGAVSHSNLKNSAAQLVSYRGFTSKLFVKGVSFSTTKEMIADAFSQFGQVTKATIIMDKGKNTSKGYGSVTFSTEEEAQKALTEMNGKLLDGRVLFMDNVRPSRRYNTDVALARLKIHVAVNYFAMCYVNLYAKNSPVIF